ATGTACATACGTAGGGAGGAAATTGTgcatgtgtcacgttgaggaccccggcccctcccttttgggcgtgtgtcaacattgtccacgtgctttgtctgcgtcagtggatattcgtggttGGACGCGATTGTGCCTACCTTCAGAGGCGAGGTGGTGCGAGAAGGAGCaaggtgtcgctccctccatatACGCACCACCCCCTCGCGGAGCATCTCTGCCAGCTCGGGGTTCTTTCGCTCGAGCCCCCGGGCTGCGGCCAGTTGGTAGGCACACACCAggtccttctccagctcctcgacCGACGGTGTGGCCTCTTGGCACGGGGGGGTGTCCTCCTCCCGCTTGCCCTCGGGTGAGTGCTCCCGGGAAGGAGAgggatgtctctctctccacacccacaccgctGTTTTGCGATACTCCTCCGCCAACTCCGGTATAGCTGTCTCCCGAGCCGCACGCAACAGATGTGCGCACTCGGGGTCCCGCTTCATCTGTGCCAGAGTCGGCGTAGAGCAGCGGCACGAGGGGGAGGACGAAGCGTGGTGATGTCGCTTGCTTGGGCGATTTGCCTTCTTCTGCCGGGTGGCGTAGCCAGGCATGGTCTTGGTGTCTCaggacggctcgtcgttctgtaatGCTGGGCGgtggcagacggacgagacacagaatccgtattTTGGcttgacagacgtcacttttatttttacaatgattgcgcaatcagcgcacgaaCAACAAATAGGTACACACAATGTGTAGACTTAGAgaacgatgagcacaggacactgcgcgagcgcacattaaatagataaaccacattagccccacgtgatcacgagacgattcacaggtgagacttattaatcacacgacaaaaccctaaccacgaatatccactgacgcagacaaagcacgtggacaatgttgacacacgcccaaaagggaggggccggggtcctcaacgtgacacatgcACAATTTCCTCCCTACGTATGTACATCTCTATACATCCACTAATATACATATATGcacttatatatacatatatattgtaTGAAAACATCTGCCGCCATCTATAGCGCATGCTTTTCCCGGTAATGAAGCCCCATTCCGCATGAGCAGAACAACATGCTAACTTGCTAATCGCTATTAGCATTGCTCGGAAGTGGAgaacacagcgtactctcacctcaatacataaaaaaataacGAACACATTATATAATTCCAGAGCATGAAATGTTGaacattgttttattcactgAAATGCTGCACTGCTTGTCGGCCATTACATGGCTCTGGTGCTGCACGTACACGAACATGAACATAAACATATAGACTATTAtaacatatataacatataaaACTATTCGGACTTCTGCTGACCCAATCTCGAACTACACACAACAGTAAGCATTACCTACAATTCCCAAATTACTTTAACAATAATATGTTAATATTTATAGTGTTTTTGACCACATTACCCACTTGAAACAGGATAAAAATGGATGGGACACAGGAACTGTATTTGATAGCTGCAGATGCTTCTCAGCTCTAATCGCTGCAGCTACGAGCTCGCCCCAGGCCCCAGCTCCGCCCCTGTCTGTCATAACAGCAGCCAGAGGACCCAAATTTTGCTAGCAGAAGTCCATAACAATTtctcaataaaataaaatatcccAATAAAACACATACCACAAATGTGACAACAATTTGAGGGTGTCACACTTGCGTACtagtggaaactgatgtcgtgcttatgcataatctcgcctaagggtaacatgtaaagtgtaaatagaagtggtcctaggactgtcccttgtgggacaccatatttaacctgcacagatttagatgttttattaataacacttacacattggaagcggtcggtcagatatgatctaaaccaggagagtgcaacgCCTTtaaacctaccgtgttttctagtcgattcagcaaaatgttgtggtctacagtatcaaaagctgcgctaagatctaacagtataaggaacgagatgagCCCATTATCTGACGATattaaatcattcactaccctgagtaaagctgtttcagtgctgtggttcggtctaaatcctgattggaacttttcatggatattATTTGATTGGACATAATGGTTTAACAGAttgtaaactgctttttctagaattttagagataaatgggagattaaaaattggtctatagttggctagaatatGTGGATCGaaattttgttttttaatcaaaaGTCTAATTATGgaacattttaattgttttggcacatatcctaggttaagggaacagttaatcatattaagtaagggccctgcaatacctgggagtaggtctttgaatagacgggttggaactgggtcgaatatacatgatgtaggcttagacgaattaattagtgttgtgagctctttttgcgatataggatcgaagacatttagctcagtaatattttcggatgcgtagttactaatacctatactactggggttggattagaggttaggctgtgatgtattatgactctgtagtcggataatatctattttataactaaaaaagtttaaaaattcatcaatagtgtgtgtaagtgctgtattagaactagtgtcattgatatttcttgttagttttgatatggtcgcgaagagaaatctaggattatttttgttgttttctattagtgtcgaacaatatgaggctctagcttttattagggcatgtttatatttgactacggcgtctttccatgcgattctaaacacttctattgaggtggatctccatttgcgctccgctgctcgagctgcctgttttagaagacgagtgtggtcgtcataccatggtgcaagctttttctccctaattaattttgttttaactggagctacactgtctaagttattgctgagtgtggaataaaactgttgtgttgatCTAGCTTGTGTTGAATGTATCGGTTGTCTATTAGCGCTAACCGCTATTTGCCATGTAAACAAAGATCACGTTTATTTTCACTATGCTCTCGTTTCAGCTTCCTGTTTTCATCCTCTGACGTTTGATGTTTATCTCTAATTGTCTTAGAGCTCCATGTGAACACATTTCTTGAGGTGATCGCGAGAGAAGCAGCAATTCTGACATGTACAACCACCTGCAGTCTGACTGACAGTCCAACATTCATCTGGTACAAAAATGGACGTCGTTTATCTTCCAGAACAAACCCATTTCACTTGCGGCCGGTCAGCAGTGAGCATGCAGGCAATTATAGGTGTGCTGTAAGAGGATATGAACATCTCCCCTCTCCAGATCAAATTCTCACTGTCAGATGTGAGTTTACATGGCTTTGTTCATTATGTGATAAATAATTCATTTCTCAGCAAAAGTGTAAAAATACAATGTAGTAGTAAAGAACTATTACATAGAACTTCCAAATTTATATTGTTCTTACATTGCGTAAATGAGACATTTCAGTGCTATGAAATTCATACTCTAGAAGTGCTATCTATATACTATGTGTTTTATGTACTATGTGTTCTATTTAGCTACAATCCTACACTGATTGCATGATTAGCATGCATGTCGTTTCTTTGCTTCTCCTTTAAGTCAGAACATGTGATATCCTTTTCTCCACTTTATCTCATTTTATGGGTATTAGATCCTCCAAAGAATGTGTCAGTGTCCATCAGTCCCTCTGGTGAAATAGTGGAGAACAGTTCAGTGATCCTGACATGCAGCAGTGATGCCAACCCACCTGTGCAGAACTACACCTGGTTTAAAGAAGGAGAAACCTCACCTGTAGGATCTGGACAGAGTTACATCATCACCATCAGCTCCAGTAGCAGTGGCTGGTACTACTGTGTGGCTCAGAATGAACATGGGGAAATGAAATCAGCTTCAACAGAGGTCACTTTAAAgggtgagacacagagaggcagttatgtttaatgtttccCATTCATTCATCAGATCATTCACTCGTTCATTTGCTAATTCTATGCTAGTAGTATATTGTATGTATGAGTTGTATGTATAAATAAACATATGTGAATTGTATGTATGAATAATAGTGCATATGTCTGTGTATCAGCAGGTCACTTCTACATTTTGCCTATAGTTGTTGGAGTTGGCCTCTGTGGGGTTGTAGTTCCTCTGATAATAGTTCTGTTGATGAAGAGAGAAAGTTTAAGAAGGTAAGATGAAGACAAATATTATTCATTACACTTATAATATTATTCTTTAAACCTATAAATGATAACAGTGAAGTATGTTATTTTGGTTCTGTAAGGTTTCACTTTATTCCCTATGCTGTGACTTCAGGAAACATTGTGAAGTTCCAGCACAGAACCAAGCACAGTTTATggaaacaatatatatattgttcagagattaaaagtcctcaccaggattttgctcaagcttgctagattttcttattagcaatccaggtaacattagtggaatcaacacaacaacacaatccaggaagcctgagcaaaatcctgtatacagttgtgatcaaatttattcaacccccaatgctgcgaagggttttatggaaatcagtgcacatttgtaattgtgttcataatgaaatcttacaaggacttgtgaaagaactaaatgcaactaagatagcatcaattttttttgtcataaagtattaaatggcctttttgtgatttcttcattgacacaattattcaacccctttacgactaccactcctaagaacagaggttcattccagtgttttccatcaggtattgaaaacatctgtggatgtcaacgagcagcaatcaagcatgataagcaccaattaggcagatttaaaaggactgtgatactcagctccttctagacatctactggtgtgtttccaagcatggtgaaggcaagagaatggtcccagaagacaagagaagaggttattgctcttcacaagaatggcaatggatataaaaagattgcgaagttgttaaatattccaagagacactatcgcaagttcaagttaaagggcacagtggaaacgttacctggtcgtggcagaaagaagatcctgac
The genomic region above belongs to Brachyhypopomus gauderio isolate BG-103 unplaced genomic scaffold, BGAUD_0.2 sc44, whole genome shotgun sequence and contains:
- the LOC143486085 gene encoding Fc receptor-like protein 3 isoform X4, producing MMSLRMNPLSLIILHMIPGAFGGEWSLKYNQTEICALKGSTVSLNGTYTYPAGLEVKVEFWVIENFNRETETPVYCRTPTDSGRVQCSVDTQQHFSLTLSNVTKEDEHEYRYRIKTNVSKDKWMGEPVKISVTELHVNTFLEVIAREAAILTCTTTCSLTDSPTFIWYKNGRRLSSRTNPFHLRPVSSEHAGNYRCAVRGYEHLPSPDQILTVRYPPKNVSVSISPSGEIVENSSVILTCSSDANPPVQNYTWFKEGETSPVGSGQSYIITISSSSSGWYYCVAQNEHGEMKSASTEVTLKGETQRGSHFYILPIVVGVGLCGVVVPLIIVLLMKRESLRRY
- the LOC143486085 gene encoding B-cell receptor CD22-like isoform X1 — translated: MMSLRMNPLSLIILHMIPGAFGGEWSLKYNQTEICALKGSTVSLNGTYTYPAGLEVKVEFWVIENFNRETETPVYCRTPTDSGRVQCSVDTQQHFSLTLSNVTKEDEHEYRYRIKTNVSKDKWMGEPVKISVTELHVNTFLEVIAREAAILTCTTTCSLTDSPTFIWYKNGRRLSSRTNPFHLRPVSSEHAGNYRCAVRGYEHLPSPDQILTVRYPPKNVSVSISPSGEIVENSSVILTCSSDANPPVQNYTWFKEGETSPVGSGQSYIITISSSSSGWYYCVAQNEHGEMKSASTEVTLKGETQRGSHFYILPIVVGVGLCGVVVPLIIVLLMKRESLRRGKRQENSCSTYDTSSSPVYENAAALRKHHNENHHREQSKFDPMQSVE
- the LOC143486085 gene encoding B-cell receptor CD22-like isoform X7, whose translation is MMSLRMNPLSLIILHMIPELHVNTFLEVIAREAAILTCTTTCSLTDSPTFIWYKNGRRLSSRTNPFHLRPVSSEHAGNYRCAVRGYEHLPSPDQILTVRYPPKNVSVSISPSGEIVENSSVILTCSSDANPPVQNYTWFKEGETSPVGSGQSYIITISSSSSGWYYCVAQNEHGEMKSASTEVTLKGETQRGSHFYILPIVVGVGLCGVVVPLIIVLLMKRESLRRGKRQENSCSTYDTSSSPVYENAAALRKHHNENHHREQSKFDPMQSVE
- the LOC143486085 gene encoding B-cell receptor CD22-like isoform X8; this translates as MGEPVKISVTELHVNTFLEVIAREAAILTCTTTCSLTDSPTFIWYKNGRRLSSRTNPFHLRPVSSEHAGNYRCAVRGYEHLPSPDQILTVRYPPKNVSVSISPSGEIVENSSVILTCSSDANPPVQNYTWFKEGETSPVGSGQSYIITISSSSSGWYYCVAQNEHGEMKSASTEVTLKGETQRGSHFYILPIVVGVGLCGVVVPLIIVLLMKRESLRRGKRQENSCSTYDTSSSPVYENAAALRKHHNENHHREQSKFDPMQSVE
- the LOC143486085 gene encoding B-cell receptor CD22-like isoform X2 — encoded protein: MMSLRMNPLSLIILHMIPGAFGGEWSLKYNQTEICALKGSTVSLNGTYTYPAGLEVKVEFWVIENFNRETETPVYCRTPTDSGRVQCSVDTQQHFSLTLSNVTKEDEHEYRYRIKTNVSKDKWMGEPVKISVTELHVNTFLEVIAREAAILTCTTTCSLTDSPTFIWYKNGRRLSSRTNPFHLRPVSSEHAGNYRCAVRGYEHLPSPDQILTVRYPPKNVSVSISPSGEIVENSSVILTCSSDANPPVQNYTWFKEGETSPVGSGQSYIITISSSSSGWYYCVAQNEHGEMKSASTEVTLKAGHFYILPIVVGVGLCGVVVPLIIVLLMKRESLRRGKRQENSCSTYDTSSSPVYENAAALRKHHNENHHREQSKFDPMQSVE
- the LOC143486085 gene encoding Fc receptor-like protein 3 isoform X5, yielding MMSLRMNPLSLIILHMIPGAFGGEWSLKYNQTEICALKGSTVSLNGTYTYPAGLEVKVEFWVIENFNRETETPVYCRTPTDSGRVQCSVDTQQHFSLTLSNVTKEDEHEYRYRIKTNVSKDKWMGEPVKISVTELHVNTFLEVIAREAAILTCTTTCSLTDSPTFIWYKNGRRLSSRTNPFHLRPVSSEHAGNYRCAVRGYEHLPSPDQILTVRYPPKNVSVSISPSGEIVENSSVILTCSSDANPPVQNYTWFKEGETSPVGSGQSYIITISSSSSGWYYCVAQNEHGEMKSASTEVTLKAGHFYILPIVVGVGLCGVVVPLIIVLLMKRESLRRY
- the LOC143486085 gene encoding Fc receptor-like protein 3 isoform X6; the protein is MMSLRMNPLSLIILHMIPGAFGGEWSLKYNQTEICALKGSTVSLNGTYTYPAGLEVKVEFWVIENFNRETETPVYCRTPTDSGRVQCSVDTQQHFSLTLSNVTKEDEHEYRYRIKTNVSKDKWMGEPVKISVTELHVNTFLEVIAREAAILTCTTTCSLTDSPTFIWYKNGRRLSSRTNPFHLRPVSSEHAGNYRCAVRGYEHLPSPDQILTVRYPPKNVSVSISPSGEIVENSSVILTCSSDANPPVQNYTWFKEGETSPVGSGQSYIITISSSSSGWYYCVAQNEHGEMKSASTEVTLKGHFYILPIVVGVGLCGVVVPLIIVLLMKRESLRRY
- the LOC143486085 gene encoding B-cell receptor CD22-like isoform X3, translated to MMSLRMNPLSLIILHMIPGAFGGEWSLKYNQTEICALKGSTVSLNGTYTYPAGLEVKVEFWVIENFNRETETPVYCRTPTDSGRVQCSVDTQQHFSLTLSNVTKEDEHEYRYRIKTNVSKDKWMGEPVKISVTELHVNTFLEVIAREAAILTCTTTCSLTDSPTFIWYKNGRRLSSRTNPFHLRPVSSEHAGNYRCAVRGYEHLPSPDQILTVRYPPKNVSVSISPSGEIVENSSVILTCSSDANPPVQNYTWFKEGETSPVGSGQSYIITISSSSSGWYYCVAQNEHGEMKSASTEVTLKGHFYILPIVVGVGLCGVVVPLIIVLLMKRESLRRGKRQENSCSTYDTSSSPVYENAAALRKHHNENHHREQSKFDPMQSVE